The following DNA comes from Methanothermus fervidus DSM 2088.
ATCAATGCTTTAACAACTATCCTAGCACTTTCTTCCAGACCTTTTTTTATAGAATCAGCTGATTTTATTACCATTTTAGCAGACATTAAAGATAAAGCAGCTGAAGATTCACTATAGCGTTCATAAAGTAATCTATGCGCTAGTTTCCAATCTAAAACTGCGGTATAATTAGATATAACATCTCCACAGCCTGCAGCAAGAAATCTATATGGTGCTTTCCTTATTATGTCTGTGTCTGCTATTACTGCAATGGGAGCGTGTGCAGGAAGTGAAACGCTCCCTTTATCGTTTTTTATAGATGCTCTCGGGGAAGCAATGCCATCATGAGTGGCGGCTGTTGGAACGCTGATGAAATGTACGTTTGCATATTTTGATGCCATTTTGACAACATCTATAACCTTTCCTCCACCTACACCTAAGGCAATAGAGGTACCTTCCAATTTATTTTTAACCTTTTCTACAACATCTTTGGTAGCTTTTTTTACTTTTATGATATTAACGTCAAAGTTTTTATCCTTTAAACTTTCAGCAACTTTTTTACCTGCTATTTTAATTGTTTTTGGACCTGTGACTATTGTTGCTTTACCTTTAAATCTTAAATTTTTACAAATATCACCAACTTTTTTAATAACGCCAGGACCTGTGTGAATTTCTCTTGGAAGTTCTATTTTTTTTTGACGCATATTTTCCTCCCATTTGTTTATTTGACTCTCTTTAATCTTTTATTTTCAGTTATTCCTGGTATTCTACCTCTTTTAGCGATTGGTTTCCCTTCAACTTCCTTTATGTCCATTGTCATTTCAATTGGAGGTGCAGCTGAAATATACCAACCAACACCAAATGCATCAGCTCCAGCTTCACTAAGTGTCTTTATTTTTTCAGGGTTTAATCCTCCAGACACAAATATTTTCACATGTGAAAATCCTTCAAGATCTAATCTTTTTCTAACTTCTCGTACCAAATCGGGAGTAACACCGCCACGTTCTTTAGGTGTATCCAACCGGACTCCTTCTAGTTTTTTTCCTAATATTCTTGCAATATCTAAAGATTCTTGCGCCTCATCTTTAAAAGTATCAACTAATATTATTCTGGGTTCATCCTCAGGCATGACTTCATCATAAGCAGTGGCTATTTTTTCAGTACTACCTGCTATTAATATTGCTGCATGTGGTATTGTACCTAATGGTTTTATTCCAAGTATATCTGCAGCTAAAACACAACTAACTCCATCTACACCTCCCACTTTAGCTGACCTTTCCATAACAGGTGCTACAGATGGATGCACATGTCTTGATCCAAAACATACAACTGGTTTTTCTCCTGCAGCTTGTTTACATTTATAAGCTGCTGTTGCCCAACCAGATGAACTTGCCAATATTCCTAAAATTGCTGTTTCATATATTCCAAATTCTGAATAATTTCCTTCGATTCTCAATACTACTTCTTTTTTTGAAAATTTTTCACCTTCCTTCAAAGAATATATTTTACATTCAGAATCTTCCAATAAATTTAGAACCTCTTTTAATCCACAAAATATCCCTGATTCCCCTGCAAATACCTCTGCTTTAACCTCAGTATCTTCTAAATTAAGATGTTTTAATATTTTCATAGTTTTCAAAAAATATACATCAGTTACCTTTCCTTTTTTTATTTCACTGTGTTTTGCTGAAAAAAACAATCTATCTTCTTTCATCCTTTGCCAGCCTCCATAAAAAAATAAAATTGAATCATTTGATACAAATTATATTCTTATGACACACATTTAAAAATTTTGTTAAAAAATTTATAAAAGAGAACCAAATTTCTCTATAAATATCTTTTTTATTTTTTGTGCTAAGAATAGATAGGAGAATACAACAATAAGTAAAAATGGGAAATATAGCCAAGGTAATGGATTCATAGAGAACATCCTACCTATAATTGTAAATGGTATTAAAGTTCCTATAGTAATTCCTGTCAAACTTAAAAATAGTAATGGTCTTCCTGGCATGCTTTGTAAAAATGGAACTTTTTCAGTCCTAAGGGTATGGACAACTAAAGTTTGTGTCCATAGACTTTCAACAAACCAACCAGTTTGAAATGTTGAAATAAATTCATGCATCAAAGTTCTGGGTAAGTGGAAATAACTATTCCCTACAACAAATGGACAAATAATGAAAAACATTACGACATACGTAATTATGTCAAAAATTGAACTAATAGGGCCAAACCATACCATGAAATTACTAATCTTAGGTACACTCCATCTTCTAGGTTTTTTTATGTATTTTTCATCTACATTGTCCCAGGGCATTGATGTCATTGATAAATCATAAATTAAGTTAAGTAATAGAAGTTGTAGTGGTAGCATTGGAATGAATGGTAAAAAAGAGCTTGCTACAAGTACAGAAAATACATTTCCAAAATTTGAGCTTGCAGTAATTACTATATATTTACTACTATTTGCAAAACTTTTTCGACCTTCAATTATAGCTCTTTCCAAAACCATAAGATTTTTTTCCAGCAATACTATGTCTGATACTTCTTTTGCAGCGTCTACACCAGTATCTACAGATATGCCTACGTCAGACTCTCTTAATGAAGGTACATCATTAACACCATCGCCTAGATATCCAACAACATGTCCTCTTTTTTTCAGTGCTTTTATGATTTTCAATTTTTGTTGAGGAGAAACTTTTGCAAAAATTGTTATATCTTCCACAACTTCAACTAATTCATCAAAACTCATGTCTTCTATTTCTTCTCCTAGTAAAATTCCCTTAATTGGAAGATTTACCTCTTTACAAATTTTCTTTGTAACAATTTCGTTGTCACCAGTGAGAATTTTTACATCTACTCCATGTTTTTTCAATGCTTTTATTGCAGGTAGTGCAGATTCCTTTGGAGGATCTAAAAAAGCTATGAAACCAAGAAGTATCATATCTTGTTCATCTTCTGAAGTAATTGTCTTTTTATTTAATTTATTTTTCTTAGCTACAGCTAAAACTCTCATGCCATCTTCATTTAAGTCTTCAACAATCTCTAAGGCTTTTCTAACCATTTCTTTTGTCAATTTTACGATTCTATTATTATATTCAACCCATTTGCAAATAGAAAGTAATTCTTCTACTGCACCTTTTGTAACTAATAAATTTCCACCATCGCCTTCTTTGTCTTTAAGTAATACAGAAATTCTACGTCTTGTAAAATCAAAAGGAATTTCATCTAATTTTTTAAACTTACTCTCTAAACCATTAAATTTTCTTTCTCTGCCATATTTTAATATTGCATCATCCAATGCACTTTTTAATCCTGTTTGATAATAGCTGTTTAAATATGCATATTTCAGAACGTTTTCATTTTCTTCTCCAGAAATATCCACATGTTTTTCTACAAATATTTTATTTAAAGTCAGTGTCCCGGTTTTATCTGTACAAAGTACGTCCATATTTCCAAAATTTTGTATAGAATCCAATTTTTTGACGATAGTTTTACGTTTTGCCATTTTTATTGCACTTTTAGCCAAGTTTGCTGTTACAACCATGGGCAGCATTTCAGGAGTTATTCCAACGCCAACTGCTAAAGCAAACAACAATGAATCTAACCAATCATGCTTTGTAAAAAAATTTATAATGAAAACTAGAGGAACCATCACTGTCATGAATTTTATTAGAAGTTTTGTTACATCTACAACATCTCTTTCAAAAGTCGTAGTAACCTTTTTACCAACTATAGATTTTGTTATTGAACCAAAGTAAGTATTTTTCCCTGTTGACACAACTACTGCTGTTGCATATCCGCTTATAACATTAGTACCCATAAAACATATGTTATCTAATTCACCAATGCTTAAATGCTTTTTTCTTATTTTTTCTTCACTTAATTTAGGACATTTTTCTACAGGTTCTGATTCACCTGTTATAGTGGCTTCATTTATAAATAAATCTTTAGATTCGATAATTCTAACATCTGCTGGGATCATGTCTCCTGCAGATAAATATATAATATCTCCAGGGACTAATTTTTCCATTTTTATCTCTTTTTTTCGACCATCCCTAATAACTGTTGCAGTAGTGTAAATTAAAGATCTTAATTTCTCAGCTTCAATATTTGATGTATATTCCAGTGTAAAACGGAGTAACACACTTACAGTTATCATTATTGCCACTATAATTATAGTCCTCCAATTTTCTTCGCCAGGAGGTGCAAATAAAATATCAGTGACAAAAGATGCTAAACCTAATATTATCAAAACCATAATAAATGGATGTATAAATGCATCCAATAATTGTTTATACCAGGGGTCTGGTTTTTCACGAGGTAATTCATTTGGACCATATTTTTCTAACCTTTTACTAGCTTCTTTTTCTGTTAAGCCATCTTTTGACGTGTTTAGCTCTTTTAAGATATCCTTTATGTTTTTCTTTGCAACTTTTGTTAATTTTTCAAGCCTGATGTCACTACCATCCATTTTATCACATTTACTTTTTGTTTCCCATAAAATTAAAATAATAAAATCCATCAACATATATAGTTTTTTGAGGATCGATTATTTAGACGGAAGGTGGCAATAAGTGAAAGCTGTAGCTATTGGTGCAGATATTTCTATTAACGATGTAAATTGTAGTAAACAACTTATTTATAATTTAGAGAAGGACGTATCAACATTGATGGACATTGGTGCTGAAAAAGCTG
Coding sequences within:
- a CDS encoding 3-dehydroquinate synthase (COGs: COG0371 Glycerol dehydrogenase~InterPro IPR002658: IPR016205~KEGG: mth:MTH610 NAD(P)-dependent glycerol-1-phosphate dehydrogenase~PFAM: 3-dehydroquinate synthase~SPTR: P72010 Glycerol-1-phosphate dehydrogenase [NAD(P)+]~PFAM: 3-dehydroquinate synthase), which codes for MRQKKIELPREIHTGPGVIKKVGDICKNLRFKGKATIVTGPKTIKIAGKKVAESLKDKNFDVNIIKVKKATKDVVEKVKNKLEGTSIALGVGGGKVIDVVKMASKYANVHFISVPTAATHDGIASPRASIKNDKGSVSLPAHAPIAVIADTDIIRKAPYRFLAAGCGDVISNYTAVLDWKLAHRLLYERYSESSAALSLMSAKMVIKSADSIKKGLEESARIVVKALISSGIAMSIAGSSRPASGSEHKFSHALDIVAPKPALHGEQCGVGTIMMMYLHGKDWKFIRDTLKKINAPTNAYELGIDPEYIIEALTMAHKIRKERYTILGDRGLTRAAAKRLAEVTGVI
- a CDS encoding Quinolinate phosphoribosyl transferase (COGs: COG1488 Nicotinic acid phosphoribosyltransferase~InterPro IPR002638: IPR007229~KEGG: csc:Csac_2681 nicotinate phosphoribosyltransferase~PFAM: Quinolinate phosphoribosyl transferase~SPTR: A4XMW7 Quinolinate phosphoribosyl transferase~PFAM: Quinolinate phosphoribosyl transferase, C-terminal domain; Quinolinate phosphoribosyl transferase, N-terminal domain) — protein: MKEDRLFFSAKHSEIKKGKVTDVYFLKTMKILKHLNLEDTEVKAEVFAGESGIFCGLKEVLNLLEDSECKIYSLKEGEKFSKKEVVLRIEGNYSEFGIYETAILGILASSSGWATAAYKCKQAAGEKPVVCFGSRHVHPSVAPVMERSAKVGGVDGVSCVLAADILGIKPLGTIPHAAILIAGSTEKIATAYDEVMPEDEPRIILVDTFKDEAQESLDIARILGKKLEGVRLDTPKERGGVTPDLVREVRKRLDLEGFSHVKIFVSGGLNPEKIKTLSEAGADAFGVGWYISAAPPIEMTMDIKEVEGKPIAKRGRIPGITENKRLKRVK
- a CDS encoding magnesium-translocating P-type ATPase (COGs: COG0474 Cation transport ATPase~InterPro IPR018303: IPR004014: IPR008250: IPR005834: IPR 006068: IPR006415: IPR001757~KEGG: tpd:Teth39_0214 magnesium-translocating P-type ATPase~PFAM: E1-E2 ATPase-associated domain protein; cation transporting ATPase domain protein; Haloacid dehalogenase domain protein hydrolase~SPTR: B0KBK7 Magnesium-translocating P-type ATPase~TIGRFAM: magnesium-translocating P-type ATPase; ATPase, P-type (transporting), HAD superfamily, subfamily IC~PFAM: E1-E2 ATPase; Cation transporter/ATPase, N-terminus; haloacid dehalogenase-like hydrolase~TIGRFAM: ATPase, P-type (transporting), HAD superfamily, subfamily IC; magnesium-translocating P-type ATPase) codes for the protein MDFIILILWETKSKCDKMDGSDIRLEKLTKVAKKNIKDILKELNTSKDGLTEKEASKRLEKYGPNELPREKPDPWYKQLLDAFIHPFIMVLIILGLASFVTDILFAPPGEENWRTIIIVAIMITVSVLLRFTLEYTSNIEAEKLRSLIYTTATVIRDGRKKEIKMEKLVPGDIIYLSAGDMIPADVRIIESKDLFINEATITGESEPVEKCPKLSEEKIRKKHLSIGELDNICFMGTNVISGYATAVVVSTGKNTYFGSITKSIVGKKVTTTFERDVVDVTKLLIKFMTVMVPLVFIINFFTKHDWLDSLLFALAVGVGITPEMLPMVVTANLAKSAIKMAKRKTIVKKLDSIQNFGNMDVLCTDKTGTLTLNKIFVEKHVDISGEENENVLKYAYLNSYYQTGLKSALDDAILKYGRERKFNGLESKFKKLDEIPFDFTRRRISVLLKDKEGDGGNLLVTKGAVEELLSICKWVEYNNRIVKLTKEMVRKALEIVEDLNEDGMRVLAVAKKNKLNKKTITSEDEQDMILLGFIAFLDPPKESALPAIKALKKHGVDVKILTGDNEIVTKKICKEVNLPIKGILLGEEIEDMSFDELVEVVEDITIFAKVSPQQKLKIIKALKKRGHVVGYLGDGVNDVPSLRESDVGISVDTGVDAAKEVSDIVLLEKNLMVLERAIIEGRKSFANSSKYIVITASSNFGNVFSVLVASSFLPFIPMLPLQLLLLNLIYDLSMTSMPWDNVDEKYIKKPRRWSVPKISNFMVWFGPISSIFDIITYVVMFFIICPFVVGNSYFHLPRTLMHEFISTFQTGWFVESLWTQTLVVHTLRTEKVPFLQSMPGRPLLFLSLTGITIGTLIPFTIIGRMFSMNPLPWLYFPFLLIVVFSYLFLAQKIKKIFIEKFGSLL